The following proteins come from a genomic window of Corallococcus sp. NCRR:
- the greA gene encoding transcription elongation factor GreA: MSGSDNIPMTPHGLQKLKDELKHLQSVERGKISREIEVARAHGDLRENAEYHAAKEKQSHIEGRILTLGDWIARAEVIDPAKLGGDKVVFGATVELVDTENDKTISYRLVGETEADLKKRWIAVTSPVARALIGKKVGDIATVQSPGGVRELEVVSISFEDPKEEPAS, translated from the coding sequence ATGAGCGGGAGCGACAACATCCCGATGACCCCCCACGGTCTGCAGAAGCTCAAGGACGAGCTGAAGCACCTCCAGTCCGTGGAGCGGGGCAAGATTTCGCGTGAAATCGAGGTCGCCCGTGCGCACGGCGACCTGCGTGAGAACGCGGAGTACCACGCGGCCAAGGAGAAGCAGTCGCACATCGAGGGGCGCATCCTGACCCTCGGCGACTGGATTGCCCGCGCGGAGGTCATCGACCCGGCGAAGCTGGGCGGCGACAAGGTTGTCTTCGGCGCCACCGTGGAGCTGGTGGACACGGAGAACGACAAGACCATCAGCTACCGCCTGGTCGGGGAGACGGAGGCCGACCTGAAGAAGCGGTGGATCGCGGTGACCTCGCCGGTGGCGCGCGCGCTCATCGGCAAGAAGGTGGGCGACATCGCCACGGTGCAGAGCCCCGGCGGCGTGCGTGAGCTGGAGGTCGTCTCCATCAGCTTCGAGGACCCCAAGGAAGAGCCCGCCAGCTAG